The stretch of DNA ATTTCCCATTAGTTGTGCAAGCTGCAATGCTTGTTGAGCCTACTGAAACTGAGGGCAAGCAATCACTTGATAGATTGATTGCGGTGCTTAAGAAAATTGCGTTGGTTGCGAAACAAGGCGGAAAAGATGCAGAAGAGCTTCACGCAAACCCAGTCTCCTCCCCTCGCAAACGCCTAGACGAAGTAAAAGCCGCGAAAGAACTTAAGCTAAGTTGGCAAGTTTAATATATATTATAATATTAGATTATACTCTAAGGGTTTTTGGTTTGGTGTATTTAGCCCAAAGGAAAATTTGCATCTTAGTTAGCATTATTGCTGAAAACATAGAGCAAATTATTCCAATCGTAAGTGTAACCGCAAAGCCTTTTATAACGCCAGAGCCATAAATAAACAAAATTATTGTTGAAATTATTGTTGTTAAGTTTGAGTCAACAATAGTTGCAAGTGCCATTTTGAAGCCTGAATCTATCGCTGCAAAGGGGGATTTTCCAAGTTTAATTTCTTCCTTTATTCTCTCATAAATTAAAATATTTGCATCAACCGCCATACCAAGCCCGAGGGCAATCCCAGCGATTCCGGGCAATGTAAGGGTTGCATTGAATAAAGATAAAAGTGCAATAGTTAAAACCAAATTTATGAAAAGTGCGATATTCGCAAAAAACCCAAATTTTCTATAGATTGCAAACATTATAAGCATTATCAAACCAGCCCCAAGAAGAGATGCTTTTGAGCCTGATTCTATAGAATCTTTACCAAGTGAAGGGCCAACTGATCTCTCCTCTAAAATTGAAAGTGGTGCAGGCAAAGCTCCAGAGCGAAGAAGCAGGGCTAAATCATTTGCTTCCTCAATTGTAAAACTACCTGAAATTATGCCAGAGCCAGATAAAATAGCCTCATTAATTCTAGGTGCGGTGATAACCTTGCCATCAAGCACAATTGCGAATGGCTTGCCAACATTATCAGCGGTAACTTTAGCAAATTTTTTCCCACCTTGATTATTAAATTTGAAGCTAACAACCGGTTGCCCTTCATTGTAAGTTGCTTGAGCGTCAATCAGGCTTTCACCGCTAATTTCAACTTCCTTTTTAACAAGAAAATTTCCTTTTTCTTGTGAGATTGCACTTGAAAGAAGAAGATAACCCGGTTTTGCCCTATTTACTCCAACCGCAAAAGGGTTTGAATTATCCATTAAATGGAAAGTCATTTTTGCAGTTTTACCAAGAAGTTTTTTAAGAGATTCAGGGTTATCTAAACCCGGCACTTGTAGTAAAATTCTACTATCACCTTGCATTTGAATTATTGGCTCTCGAGTGCCAGTTTCATCAACTCTACGGCGAACAATTTCAATAGATTTTTCTAAAACATCTCGCTTAAGATTTTTTAGCACATCTGAATTATAGAAAATTTCAACGATGTTTTTATTTTCTTCAACTGAAAACTCTGAGGAAACCTCTCTAATTTGAGCCTTAAGATTATCAAATTTTGAATTCTCAATTAGGCCAAGTGTAATTTTGTATATTTTTTCTTTATCTTTAGAAATTTTCAAATTTTTATAGCCAATTTTCCCTTTTCTAAAGCTTCTTCTTAAATCATCACTTAAAACTTCAAGCTGGTTTTTCAGGAAGTTTTCAAAATCAACTTCTAGCAGTAATTGCGATCCGCCTTGTAAATCTAGACCTAGACGAATAGTTTGCTGAGGTAAAAAGGAATTATTTTTTCTCGTTTCCTCAGAAATAAAATTACCGCTTGCTTGATAAAAGCCCCACAAACAAACAATTGCAGCAAATAAAATTTTCCAATTAGGGAAGTTAAGCATAGTGAAATAAAATTATAGATTATTTTTTCTTTTTATCTTTTACAGATTTTTCCTTAGTAGCTTCCTTATTTTCTTCTGTAAGGTTAAGAATTTCTTGCACAGATGACCTTGCAATTTTTATTGAAACATTTTCAGCAATTTCAATTTCAATAGTTTTTTCACCTTCTTTAGATTTTGAAACCTTGCCGTAAATCCCGCCATTTGTAAGAACTTCATCACCTTTTTTAAGAGATGCAACTAAGGCTTGATGCATCTTTGCCTTTTTTGCTTGCGGCTTAATTAGCAGGAAATAAAAAATCAAAAAGATTATAAGAAGCTGAAATAGCAGAGATTCTATTCCCGGTGCTTTTGCAGTTTCTGCGTTAGTAGTATCAGCATCAGAAATTTCTTGGGCAAATAAAATAGCTGGTGTTAAAAAATTGATTAATGAAAAAAATATTTTATTCATATATAAATGCATTAGTAAAATTCGTTTCTAAAAAATAAAACCTATTTACACATCAAAATAGATAATTGCACTA from Rickettsiales bacterium encodes:
- the yajC gene encoding preprotein translocase subunit YajC, whose translation is MNKIFFSLINFLTPAILFAQEISDADTTNAETAKAPGIESLLFQLLIIFLIFYFLLIKPQAKKAKMHQALVASLKKGDEVLTNGGIYGKVSKSKEGEKTIEIEIAENVSIKIARSSVQEILNLTEENKEATKEKSVKDKKKK
- the secD gene encoding protein translocase subunit SecD, whose translation is MLNFPNWKILFAAIVCLWGFYQASGNFISEETRKNNSFLPQQTIRLGLDLQGGSQLLLEVDFENFLKNQLEVLSDDLRRSFRKGKIGYKNLKISKDKEKIYKITLGLIENSKFDNLKAQIREVSSEFSVEENKNIVEIFYNSDVLKNLKRDVLEKSIEIVRRRVDETGTREPIIQMQGDSRILLQVPGLDNPESLKKLLGKTAKMTFHLMDNSNPFAVGVNRAKPGYLLLSSAISQEKGNFLVKKEVEISGESLIDAQATYNEGQPVVSFKFNNQGGKKFAKVTADNVGKPFAIVLDGKVITAPRINEAILSGSGIISGSFTIEEANDLALLLRSGALPAPLSILEERSVGPSLGKDSIESGSKASLLGAGLIMLIMFAIYRKFGFFANIALFINLVLTIALLSLFNATLTLPGIAGIALGLGMAVDANILIYERIKEEIKLGKSPFAAIDSGFKMALATIVDSNLTTIISTIILFIYGSGVIKGFAVTLTIGIICSMFSAIMLTKMQIFLWAKYTKPKTLRV